One window of Calypte anna isolate BGI_N300 chromosome 9, bCalAnn1_v1.p, whole genome shotgun sequence genomic DNA carries:
- the SFT2D3 gene encoding vesicle transport protein SFT2C — protein MADLGRQLQEYLAQSKATAAAGGTSAAPAPPPAGCAQEEAGSGGLGAWLGSLSAFSLGRGAPPAGLGTEQGPGSGLGWPWAAEADPFLPGLSRWQRLAGSGLCLLLAALCFGLAALYVPVLLLRGRKFALLWSLGSLCALGAAALLRGPARLLREPSRGTLLYLCALGGTLYAALGLRSTILTGLGAAAQLGAAAAALLAALPGGTAGLRRLAGLLGTVLRRRGKALPV, from the coding sequence ATGGCGGACCTGGGCCGGCAGCTGCAAGAATACCTGGCGCAGTCGAAGGCCACTGCTGCCGCGGGCGGCACCAGCGcggcccccgccccgccgcctgCGGGCTGCGCGCAGGAGGAGGCGGGCAGCGGCGGCCTGGGGGCCTGGCTGGGCTCGCTGAGCGCCTTCTCGCTGGGCCGCGGCGCACCCCCAGCGGGTCTCGGGACGGAACAGGGACCGGGCTCAGGCTTAGGCTGGCCGTGGGCTGCGGAGGCGGACCCCTTCCTGCCGGGTCTGTCGCGCTGGCAGCGGCTGGCCGGGAGcgggctgtgcctgctgctggccGCCCTCTGCTTCGGTCTCGCCGCGCTGTACGTGCCGGTGCTGCTGCTCCGCGGCCGCAAGTTCGCGCTGCTCTGGTCGCTGGGCTCGCTCTGCGCCCTGGGCGCCGCTGCCCTGCTGCGGGGTCCAGCCCGCCTGCTGCGGGAGCCCAGCCGCGGAACCCTCCTCTACCTGTGTGCGCTGGGCGGCACGCTGTACGCGGCGCTGGGGCTGCGCAGCACGATCCTGACCGGCCTGGGGGCCGCTGCCCAGCTgggggccgccgccgccgcgctgCTGGCCGCGCTGCCCGGGGGCACTGCCGGCCTGCGCCGCCTCGCCGGCCTCCTCGGGACCGTGCTGCGCCGCCGCGGCAAGGCTCTGCCGGTGTGA